GCTCGTCGGGGCGCAGGCTCTCCAGCAGGGCGGGGTTGGTGGCGGCACTGCCGAAGATCACCACGTCGTACCCCCAGTTCTGCAGGTCGGGTCGCCGCAGCCGCACCCGCACATCGCCCGTCTCGATCACGATCCCCTCGGTTTCGGGATCGAGCACACCCTCATCGTCGGGGCGCAGGCTGAAGAAATCCTGGTCGCTGGCCTGGCCGCCGCGCATTTCCACGGTGGGTTCGGTGGGCAGGAGCTGCACGGCGTCGTAGCCCAGCAGGTTGGTTTCCACCGGCGTGAGGCTCTCGCCGCTGCGCAGCTTGCCGGCCAGGGTGCGGAACAACTGGGTGAGGCCGGAGAGATAGCCGTTGGGGGAGGCGGTGCGCACGTGCAGCTGCAGGATGTTGCAGGGGGCCGGCACCGTGAAGGGGGCCGGTGCCTGCCCTTCCGCCTCCGGAACCTGGGCGGCGGCCATGGCCTCGTAGTAAGGCAGATCGCCACGGCGGCGCTGCAGGGCCTCCAGGTCGTAGACCTCCGCCGGCGCGTAGACGCCGTAGGGGTAGGAACTGGCCAGCGGGTCGCCCACGATGTTCACCGCATTGGTGTCGGGGCTGAGGTAGCGCAGCCAGTAGAGCGACCCGATGCTGGAGGCGCCGCCGGCCCGCATGCCGCTCAGCACGCCCCAGTGGTAGTCGCCCTGCTTCTCGAGCTGCACGTAGTCGCGGTGAAAGAGCACCGTCTGCTCCGGCCGGGCGGGATCAATCGCCTGGCGCGGCGTGAACACCTCCAGCAGGATGTTCCTCGGCTGGATCACATCGCCGGAGAGCTCAGGCGTCCAGAAGCCCACCTCGGTGAGGCCGTCGGGCCGGGGATGGGCACCGAGGCGGGTGGCCAGCTGGCGGGCCTTCTCCAGGGTGGTGGCCTCGCTGGATTCGATCGCCTCCGCCCAGGCGAGCAGCTCGGCGGTGGGCTCCGCCGCGAGCACGATCGGGGCCAGGGAAGCCATGGCCGCGAGGCTTTCGGACGACGAGCCCTGGGACAGAGAGCCTTGGGACAAGGAGCCTTGGGACACAGAGGCCTCAGGAACGACGGCAACAGGGCCGGGCGGGGTTCTGCCCCGCCCGGAAGCTCACGCTGACACGCCCGGCCTGTCGCCGTGGCTGCACAGCTCCGGCGGCGGCGGTGCCTCCAGGGCGAGCCGCTGGCCAGCACCCGGAGGCCAGGGCAGGCTGAGCCGGTGGGCGTGCAACCGGTAGCCGGGATCCCCCGGCAGCGCCGTGGGATCCACCGCCCCGCCCAGCCGGTAGAGCGGATCCCCCAGCAGCGGGGACCCGATGGCGGCCAGATGGATGCGGATCTGATGGGGCCGCCCGGTGCCGATCGCCGCCGTCACCAGGCAGCCGTGGGCCCGCCGCTCCAGCAGGGTGATCGTGGTGAGGGCCGGCAGGGGCTCGCGGCCGCCGGCCGCCCACACCTCTGCCAGCCGCCCATGGGGCCGGCGGCCGATCGGGGTGGTGATGCGGAGGCTCTGCCCGGGCGCCAGGGCGCCGGCCCCCTCCGCCGCCAACGGGCCGACCAGGGCCCGGTAGACCTTGCGGCAGGCCGCCGGCGCCTCCTCAGCGGCCGTGGAGGCGGCGCGGCAGGCCTCGGCCGTGCTGTCGCGCAGCAGGGCACTGAGCCAGGCCCGGCTGGCCGGGCGGCGGGCACACACCAGCAGCCCGGAGGTGAAGCGGCCCAGCCGGTGCACCGGGCGCGGCAGGCCGGCGCCGGCGTCGAGGCGGCCTGCCCGCACCTGCCTCTCCAGGAGCCGCAGCGCCGTGTGCTCCAGAAAGCCAC
This portion of the Cyanobium sp. NIES-981 genome encodes:
- a CDS encoding RluA family pseudouridine synthase: MSPHAAPNGGHAYGDTVRRAHSSVSAFYAARYRHSPAAVWLERIAAGEIVRNGQRLRADGPLQPGDRLMWHRPPWWEPAVPDLPGPLFDDGDLLVLAKPSGLPVLPAGGFLEHTALRLLERQVRAGRLDAGAGLPRPVHRLGRFTSGLLVCARRPASRAWLSALLRDSTAEACRAASTAAEEAPAACRKVYRALVGPLAAEGAGALAPGQSLRITTPIGRRPHGRLAEVWAAGGREPLPALTTITLLERRAHGCLVTAAIGTGRPHQIRIHLAAIGSPLLGDPLYRLGGAVDPTALPGDPGYRLHAHRLSLPWPPGAGQRLALEAPPPPELCSHGDRPGVSA